Proteins encoded in a region of the Pocillopora verrucosa isolate sample1 chromosome 11, ASM3666991v2, whole genome shotgun sequence genome:
- the LOC131786745 gene encoding uncharacterized protein — protein sequence MANPIFDLGSLCSSPILYGEGEDFLEQPVNTFFDEDLNFDFIDAFEDGFSISGNASEIWKGDTHHKKDWQFSVQTPTLPIAQTNGEGHVGRTFDIQAQNTFSGDEGVNGNDQVSPKENSIKRCTYTSEYTNTSANEDKASDEDTALRTLSKNAKELSKHVISQSQTELADRMSLSKSGFNKSRITTNSQADIRSNTTETVSVDDSIQNFEDNTYISSNVNEKPALNKETLLSHGSEHTMNTIGATKEKTPSTKDLKKLGDAPFAPKHSGLKRCVVPKTFYSPFWKPDKSTPKGDKSLEDSFINTQRNVDILYCCNCKSQKPFSRFVASKPLSSTTNAHRDRNDYVDFLKRNSTLEPQRNCHKKGQNKTINGETSSKITFNEVHNEEKWILPPIYTSKTLRQKAVRKRASESLYLSSLSTASVEGLINKYKGKHLDLVEQQKRYQLKPFR from the coding sequence ATGGCAAACCCGATCTTCGACCTTGGGTCGTTATGTTCTAGCCCGATATTGTACGGAGAAGGCGAAGATTTTCTGGAACAGCCTGTAAACACGTTCTTCGATGAAGATCTAAATTTCGATTTCATTGACGCTTTTGAAGACGGGTTCTCGATATCTGGGAACGCAAGTGAAATATGGAAAGGAGATACTCATCATAAAAAAGATTGGCAATTTTCAGTACAAACGCCGACCTTGCCGATTGCCCAGACAAATGGCGAAGGCCATGTGGGAAGGACATTTGATATCCAGGCTCAGAATACGTTCTCGGGTGATGAAGGTGTAAACGGGAATGATCAGGTGTCTCCTAAAGAAAACAGCATTAAGCGTTGCACATATACTTCCGAATATACAAATACCAGCGCAAATGAAGATAAAGCGAGCGATGAGGACACAGCCTTAAGGACTTTGtccaaaaatgcaaaagaatTGTCTAAACATGTCATATCACAAAGCCAAACGGAACTGGCTGACAGAATGTCTTTGTCAAAGAGTGGTTTTAATAAAAGTCGCATTACAACAAACAGCCAAGCTGATATTCGCTCGAATACCACAGAAACCGTTTCAGTAGATGATTCCATACAGAACTTCGAGGATAACACTTATATTAGCAGCAATGTTAATGAAAAACCAGCACTTAATAAAGAGACATTATTATCGCACGGAAGCGAACACACAATGAACACCATTGGCGCAACCAAAGAGAAAACGCCAAGCAcaaaagatttaaagaaattgGGCGATGCTCCTTTCGCACCAAAACATTCAGGTTTAAAACGATGCGTGGTTCCTAAAACTTTTTATTCACCGTTTTGGAAACCGGATAAAAGTACACCCAAAGGCGATAAATCGTTGGAAGATAGTTTCATAAACACACAACGTAATGTAGATATATTGTATTGTTGTAATTGCAAATCGCAAAAGCCATTTTCCAGGTTCGTCGCATCGAAACCTCTAAGTTCGACCACGAACGCTCACAGGGACCGAAATGATTACGTTGATTTTCTTAAACGGAATTCGACGCTGGAGCCACAACGAAACTGCCATAAAAAAGGCCAGAACAAGACAATTAATGGAGAAACGTCGAGTAAGATAACTTTTAATGAGGTACACAATGAAGAAAAGTGGATTTTGCCTCCAATTTACACATCAAAGACACTTCGACAAAAAGCTGTCAGAAAGAGAGCCAGCGAATCTCTTTATTTGAGCTCACTTTCGACGGCATCTGTCGAAGGATTGATCAATAAATACAAAGGGAAACATCTAGATCTTGTGGAACAGCAAAAAAGATATCAACTTAAGCCTTTCAGATAG